The Xanthomonas sontii genomic sequence TGCTCAGGTCGCGGTCGCGGTAGCGCAGGCGGTCGGCGGCGAAATGGTCCCAGCCGATGTCGATGGGATACAGCTCGATCAGGGCGTCGCTGCGCGGGCGCAGGCCCATCGCATCCTCGATCACGGTGAAGTTGGTGGCGCCGAGCTGGGTGTGGTGGATCCACGAACGGTAGCCGATGCGGCCGCCATCGGCGGCACTGCCCTGCGCCCAGAATTCGTTCTGATCCGGGTAGCGGTTGTCGCCGTCGATGTAGTGCGCCCACGCGTTCCAGTACAGCAGCTTGCGGTAGCTGGACGCATCCAGGTATGGGCTGGGGTAGTCGCGCAACACGCTGCCGAGCAGGCGGAACGCCACGGTGGAATTGATCACCGAGAAATTGTTGCTGCCGCCGGCGCCCCGCGCCTGCGCGTCGGCCTGGTTGGCGGTGTAGAACGGGAACAGCGGGAACTGCCGCGCATCGGCGAACAGGCGCAGGGCGCGCACGTACTTGGGGTCGTCGTCGGCATCGCCGTGCCTGGGCATCAGGCCGACGCTGAAGGGGTAGTAGTTGTTGGTTTCCTTCCAGTCCACCGGCAGGCGCGGCCCATCGGCCTGGCGCTGCTTGAGCAGGTCGCCGTGCAGGCCCATACCGTCGGCCTGTGCACTGTGGTCCTGCCACAGCACGTCCAGCACGGCGCGGCGGATCTTCGCCGCCAGCGCCTGCATGCACACCGCGGTGGCGGCGTCGCCGGCCAGTTGCGCGGCCTGTGCGGCGGCCAGCGCGTTGGCGTACACGTACGCGCTCTCGCTGCGGTCCATGCGCGCTGCGCCATGGTGTTTGGCCCAGTCGAAGGACACCGCGTCGGCGTCGTTGCCGGTCATCGCCGCCCAGTCGTATTCGATCAGGCCGTTGCCGTTGCGGTCGTAGGCGCGCAACAACGTGTCCACGTCATCGCTGGCGTAGCGCGCCAGTTGCCCGGCGATCGCCGGCGGCCCGCCGTGCACCTGGTAGGCGCGCCAGGCGGCAGCGCTGAGGTACTGGGCGTAGGAGTTGGACCAGTTCTCCGGCGCGCCGGGATTGTCCACGTACTTGCCGCCGCCGGCGGTCTCGCCGGCGCCGAGCCAGGAGCCGTAGGCGTAGAGCGGATCGCGCAGGTACTTGAGGTCGTCGATGAACATGCCGGTGGTGAGCACGATGGCGTTGTCGTAGCCGAGCACGCCTTCGATCGCCACTGGAAACTGGTAGTCGTTGCCAGGCACCGCCGCGTCCAGGAAATTGAAGCGCAGCAGCCACCAGCGGTAGAACAGGGTCTTGTCGAGATTGTCCTCGGGCGTGTCCAGGTACGGCAGGTTGTCGGCCCACCAGCGGTTGTAGGCGACGACATGGTCGCGGTAGGCCTGCTGCGGCGACTGCGCGGCGATGCGCCGGTATTCCTGCAGCGAGGCAGGCAGCTCGCGCGCGATCAGCCCCAGTTGCACCTTCAGTGTCGGCGCGGTGCCGTGCGCCGGCACCGCCAGCGGCCGCGCGATGCTCGCACCATCGACCGCGAAGCCGTCGCCGGACAAGCGCGGAAACAGCGTGGTGATAGCGTTATGGGTGACGAAGGCGCCGGTCAACTCGGCACTGTCGGGATGCGTGGCCATCGGCGAGACCGCACGCACGGTCAGCGCATGCGCCGCGCCGTCGGTGCTGGACACGGTGACTTCGGCCACCGCCACGTTCTGTTCGCTGATGAACTTGACCAGTTGCAGGCGCACGCCGCCACCGGCATACGCGCTGCTGAAATAGCTCGGCGTCTGCCGCCGCTGCGCGCTGTCCTCGACCAGCGCGATCGGCACGCCGTCGCGCTCCAGTTGCAGACGGAACAGCGCGTCGTGGCCGGTCTTGTGCACGTAGGCCACGTCGCCGACGAAGCCAGGCTCCTCCGGCTTGTGCGTGTACAGGTAGGCGGCGCGGCCGCGGGTGAACAGCCAGTTGTTGCTGTCGCCGAAGCCGCCGCCGGTACCCTGCCGCGCGAGCAGGCGGTCGATCCAGAAATCGCGGCCGGGCGCGCGGCCGGCGCCCGCCGCCAGGTCGGCGGCGAACACGCGCTGCAACTGGCCCTGCCCCCGGCCCGGCGCGAACGCCACGCCGCTATCCGGCAAGGGATGCGCATCACCCTTGAAGTGCGGCATGCCGATCGCGGCATTGCTGGGCTGCAGGCCTTCGCCGTCGCGGTCGAGGTCGCCGACGGCGGCTGACGCCGCCACCGCACTCGCAGCGAACGACAGTCCAACCAGGAGCGCGATGGCGCCGCGCCGCACGCGCGATGCGGCGCCACCGGGTGCAGACGTGCGACTCAAAACTCGGTCCTGATCCGCGCCCAGAAGTAACGCCCCAGCGTGTCGTAGGTGAACGCATCGGTGTTGGCCGCGCTGGCATAGCCGTAGTAGCGCGGCGGCGTGCGATTGCCGAGGTTGTTCACGCCCAGCGCCAGGGTGGTATGCAGGCTCTCGAACTTCCGGCTCACGCTGGCGTCGTGATAGGTCACCGTGCCGACCGGGAAGTACACGCAACTGCCGTCGGCGGCGGTGTTGACGCAGAAGTCCTCGTAGGCGCTGCCGACGGTGGTGCGCCCGATCAGGCGCGTGTTCCAGCTCGCGTGCCAGGGGCCGTTGTCCCAGTCGAGCGTGAAGTTGGCGCGCCAGCGCGGCATGTTGCCGTAGCTAGATTGTTCGCCCACGTAGTTGTGCGGATCGCCGCTGAACGTGTAGCTGGCCAGGTAGGTGGCATCGACGCCGGCGCGGAAGCGGCCCCATGCCGTCTCCGGCAAGGCGTACTTGATGCCGACGTCGTCGCCGCGGATGTCGACCTTGCCGCTGTTGATCGCGAACGGCACGGTGACGCTGACCAGTTGCCCGGTCGGGCCGCGCTTGATCAGCGGGCAGTAGGCGCTCTGGCCGTCGTAGCAGTTCTGCAGCACCTGATTCAGGCCGCTGCCATTGATCATGTCGTCGAGGGTGACGCGCCAGCTATCCAGGTTCAGCGACAGGCCCTCGGCCCAGCCCGGGTCGTACACCGCGCCGATATTGTAGGAACGGCCCTGCTCGGGCTTGATCGCAAAGCCCGCGTTGGCCGAGCCGGTGGTGAGCACGGTAAAGGTGGAGTTGTTGACGAAACGGCCGCTGGTCGGCACGTTGGCGCAGGCTGCGGGATTGCCGCCGCCGGTGTAGCCGTTGCACGGATCGGTGTAGTCGGCGACGTCGTCGACCACGGTGTTGAACGGCGAACCATACAGGTCGCCCAGCGCCGGCGCGCGGAACACCTGCGAGCCGGTGGCGCGGATCAGCAGGTTGTCGATCGGGCGCCATTCCAGCGCCACCTTGCTGTTGGTGGTGCTGCCCCAGTAGTCGTAGCGCGAGTAACGCGTGCCCAGGTTGAGGTTCAGCGCCTGCGCACCGGTCACGCCCTTGAGCAGCGGTACCAGCACTTCGGCATACGCCTCCTTGATGGTCTCGTCGTGGCCCTGGTTCATGATGCAACCGTCGTTGTAGTCGCAGTTGCCGTCCGCATCGGCCGCCGCCACCGGATTGCTGGTGCCCTGCGAGAAGCCGTTCTTGCGGAACGACAGGCCGAACGCGGCCTGCACCGCTCCGGCCGGCATCGCGAACAGGTCGCCGTTGACGCTGGCCTCGGCGAACTTCATCGTGCTCTCGTCGATCAGGTCGACCGCGCTCTGGGTGGCCTTGATGCCGGCGATGGTGGCCGGATCGTCCGGGTTGAACACGTTGATCGGGGTGCAGCCGGCGATGACGTTGCCGGGCGTACCGCACTTGATGGTGCCGTCGCTGTCGCGGAACGAGGCACCCACCGCGTTGTTGAGCGCCGAGGTGATGGAGAAGCCGTTGCGCACCAGGGTGTCCTTGTAGTGCGCGTAGCCGGCCGCCGCATCCCACTGCCAGCTGCTGTCGCCGAACTTGCCGCGCAAGCCGGCGACGATGTTGGTCTGGTACATCGTCGAGGTGTAGACGCGGGTGTTGGCCGGCACCGAACGCAGCAGGTAGCGGCTGAGCTGGGCGCCGAAGGGGTTGTAGTAGTTCTGCGCGGCGTTGGGCTGTTCCAGGCCGTAGGCGGTGAGCTGCGAGGTGGTCTCGCTGCGGGTCCAGAACATGTCCAGGTAGCCCTGCACGTTCGGGGTGAAATCGAACGTGGCGTGCGCAGAGGCGTTGGTGCGCTGCACCGGGGTGATCAGGTACTGCCCGGTGTAGGAGTTGTAGCCTTCCACCGCCTGGCTGTAGGTATGGAAGTCGCTCGCGGTGACCTGGCCCGGCGCCAGGTCGGCATTGGGCGTCAGCACGCTGCCATTGCGCAGGAAGGCGCGGGTGCCGTTGCCGCGGCGCTCCACCACCTGGCCTTTGAGATAGTTCTGCGCGGTGCGCGCGTAGTCGCGATCGCTGTCGTACAGCGCGTTCATCGAGCTGCGGCTCACGCCCAGGATCAGCCCGCCGCGGTCCCAGGTCTTGCCCCACTCCAGGCCGAGCGAGCGCCGGTTGCCGTCGCCGTGCGTGCTCAGGCCGTAGTCGGCGGTGGCGGCGAAGCCGTCGTACTTGTCCTTGAGGATGATGTTGACCACGCCGGCGATGGCGTCGGAGCCGTACACCGACGAGGCGCCGTCGGTGAGCACCTCGATGCGCTCGACCATGGCCGCCGGAATCGCGTTGACGTCCACGCCGGGCGCGGCGGCGACGCTGCTGGCCGGCCCGGCCATGCGATGGCCGTTGACCAGCACCAGGGTGCGCTCCGGGCCGAGGTTGCGCAGCGACACCAGCGCGCGGCCGTGACTGAAGCCGGAGTTGAGCGCGACGTTGGGCATGTTGCCGGCCATCGCCGGCAGTTGCTGCAGCAACTGGCCGAGGGTGTCCTGGCCGCTATCCTCGATGCGCTGGCGGTCGATGGTGATGACCGGGCTGGCGGTTTCCGCATCCACCCGGCGCAGATGGCTGCCGGTGACGCTGACGCGTTCCAGCGTGGTCGCCTGGGTGTCCTGGGTCTGCGCATCCTGCGCCTGCGCTGCCGGCGCGAGCAGGGCCAGGGCGGTGCAGATGGCCGCGGCCAGCGGACCGGGCTGCGGCGCGGCGCGCCAGGAACACGGGAGCAGCGGCGCAACGCGTTCGAGCAAAGACGGCATCGGAAATCTCCTGAGCGGCAGCCTGGCGTTCGTCGGAGCGCCGCCCTTCCCCAGGCGGCCGCTCCGTCGCCAGCGCGTGTGGCGGATACGAAAACGGACGTGTCCACGCATGCGCCGCCGGACGGGACGATCCCGACGCCGCCTGCACGGCGACGCGCACGACCCATGCGCTGCGTCCCCGGTGGCGTGCAGGAATCTCCCCCTGGACATTCACTGCACGGTCACAATGTGCGCGTAGGACGCGCACGGCGTCTTGTCGTATTTATCGGGAAAACGTGCGGAATACCGCACTGCCCCGCAGGCAGGCGGGACGTTTCCGACTTTTTCGCCACTCAGCCGTAGACGGCCGAAATCGCCACCGTCGCCGCGCTGCCGGCCGGCAACAGTACGCGCTCGTTGCGCGGCCCGGACAGCGCCGCCGGCTGCCCGTCCAGTTGCACCTCCTGCAGGCGGGTGCCGGCCGGCACGCGCAGGGTCAGCCAGGTGCGTGCCGGCCGCTGCGCCGGCAGCGTCACGCGGCCGTCGATGCGCTTGCGCGCCGGATCCGCGTGCAGCGCCAGCGACACCCTGCCCCAGCGCGTCGGCGCCGCGTCGATCGCGATCGTCTCGCCACTGCCCAGCCAGTCGCGCGGCACCGCCCGCGCCAGGAACAGCTCCTCGCCGGCGCTGTCCTCGAACACCAGCATCCAGCGCAGCAGCAGCGGAATGGTCAGCTGCGCGGGGATGCAGAACAGCGGCATGCCGCCGGTGATGCCGGTGACCTCGCCCGCCGTCCAACTGCCGCGGGTATGCACGTGGTAGCGGTGCGCGTACAGGAACAGCAGGTACTCCTCGATCCGGTCCAGGCGCAGCAACTGCTGCGCGTAGCCGTAGGAGATGAAGCCGAGCAGGTCGCGCGCTTCCGGCGTCGGCGCGGTGATGTTGCCGACCACACCGAGGCTGGTGCCGCCGTGGCCGCGCACGCAGTCGATGACCAGGTGCGCCAGGTCGTCGGGCAGCACGTCGGCCTGCAGCAGTTCGGCATAGGCGCGGTGCGGCCAGCCCTGCTCGCTGGGATGCTCCTGCTGCAGCGACTGGCGGAACGTCAGCTTCACCCCCGGCAACGGGCCGATATACGGCGGCTGCAGATCGCGACGGATGTTGCCACGCAGCGTGCGCAGCAATTGCGTGGACAGTTGCTGCGCGCGGCGCTGCCATTGCGCCGCGGCGGCCTGCCCGCCGGGCCCGGCGATGCCGGGCCACACCGCGGCCAGGTCCTGCCAGCCGCGCACCGTCAGCGCGCTGTTGGCGTAGTACGGCTTCCACCACACCTGCGGATCGGGGAACAGGCACGCATCGGATTCGTTCCAGCCGTGGAGCAGGCCGTGCCCCGGTGCCGATGCCGGGAGGCGCAGGCTGGCGTCGTGCAGTTCGACCAGCACCTGCGCGGTGGCGGCGATCTTGTCGCGGTGCTTGCGCAGCAGCGCGGCATCGCCGGTGTAGCGCAGGTAGCGCGCCAGCAGCGACAGGGTCAGCCCGAACTGGCCGGTCTCCGGGCCGCGCATGTTGACCATGCCGTCGGCCTGCACGAAATCGCTGAAATAGCCGTCCAGCACCGCCGCGGCCTGGGCGAAGCGGCCCCACTCCAGGTTGGCGTACAGCGAACTGGTGAAGGTGTCCTGGAAGCCGTCGTACTCGTTGCCGTAATAGTCGCGGTCCACCGCACCGTACTTGGGATAGGTGCCGCCCGGACGCACCACCAATTCGCGGGCGAAGGCGAAGCGCGCCATGTCGCGCCAACTCGCATCCGGGGTTTGCGCCTGCACGGTGTCGGCGAGCTGCGCCTGCCAGTAGCCGGCGAAGGCGAGCAGGCCGCGGTAGAAGTCCTCGGCGCTGCGCGGGCCGCGCCGCGGCGGGTAGTCGGGATAGCTGTAGCCGTACACGACCTTGCTGACCTTGCCGTGCTCGACCAGCGCACTACGGTGCCAGGTCTGCACCACGAAGCGGTCCTCGGCCAGCACGTCGGCGAACAGCAGGATGTCGTAGTAGCGGCCCTCGCCGGCCGGCACCACCTTGCGCACCGCCGGCATCCAGCCGCCAAGCAGGCCTTCGCTGCGGCGCCGCACCAGTTCGTCCTTGCCCAGCTCCGGGAACGCCTGGATCGCGCGATAGCAGCGGGTGCGCCCGTCCGGGTACACCGGCATGGTGTCGGCGCACTCGCGGGTACCGACGAAGGTGGTCCACGGCAGGCGCCCGTTGTAGTCCTTGGGATCCAGTTGCGAGGCCGGCGGCGGCGCGACGTCGCGCACCTCGTCGGCGCGCGGGTCGCCATCGCGCAGCAGGCGGTCGGCGAGCAGGTCGGCATCGGCCATCGCCACCTCGGCCAGGGCCATGCCGAAATACGGCGCCTGCGCGGCAGGGAACACCGCTTCGGTGCGCTTGCCCAGCACCAGCGCCCCGCCCGGCCCGCGCAGGGTCAGATCGCCGTCGGGCTGGCGCAGGTCTTCGTACACCTCCCAGGTGGCGCCGGCCTCGACAAAACGGCATTGCAGGGTGTGCCCGGCCAGCGCGTCGGCCGGCAGCGGCTGCAGTTGCGGCGGTGCAGGCGCACGCGCGGCGCTGGCCGCTGTGGGTGCCGCGGCGGCACGCCCGGCCAGCGCTTCCACGCCGGCAACCGCGCCGACGGCCAGGCCCTGACGCAGGAAATCTCTCCGATCCATCTACCGTCCCCGATGCAATGCGATCGTCGCATCGTGCGCTGCGCGCGCCGCAGCGTCTTGTGCGCTGTGCCGAGGATCGATGCGGAAAATCGCATAGCCGCGAGGTCGCGGCGATGTTGCGTTGCGGGAACGCAACGCGTCGGCGACGGCTTACGCGAGCACGTCGAGCAGGCTGCCGATGCTGTCGTCGGCCGCGCGCAGCACGCGCGCATTGGCCTGGAACGCGGTGCGCTCGGTCAGCGTACCGACCATGTCGTCGACCAGATCGCTGCCCGGCCCACCGGCCTGCTGCAACTGCCCGACCACGCCACCGCCGGCGCTCGCCTGGTTCACCGGCACCGAGCGCTGGAACCCGTCGGTGGCGAGATTGGCGATGTTGTTGGCGCGCACCTGCAGCCCGGATGTCGCCGCGCGCATGCCGGAGAGCGCGATCGAGGAACTGGGGGCGATGGCGGTCATGACGGGCCTGGGGCGCAGGGAGACTTGCCGGGTTATCGGCGGAGTTGGCGGGGTCTTGAGTGGGGGAATTGGGGAGTTGGAATTGGGGATTGGCAAGAGCGGGCGCGTCGGCGCGATGATCTGAAGCCCCTCTCCCCTCGGGAGAGGGGTTGGGGTGAGGGTACGGAGCCGCGCGATACCCCAAAACTTGGTGCATCGCCCGCACCCTCATCCGCCCCTGCGGGGCCCCTTCTCCCCGAAGGGGCCATGGTCCCGAGGGGAGAAGGGAAAAGCCTAGCCCCTCTCCCACCGGGAGAGGGGTTGGGGCGAGGGTCCGGGAGCCGCGATGCCTCCGGAACGCCAGTGCACCCCCCGTACCCTCATGCGTCCCTACGGGGCACCTTCCCCCCAAAAGGGGGCCATGGTCCAGAGGGGAGAAGGGAAAAGCCTAGCCCCTCTCCCACCGGGAGAGGGGTTGGGGTGAGGGTCCGGGAGCCGCGATGCCTCCGGAACGCCAGTGCACCACCCGTACCCTCATCCGCCCCTACGGGGCACCTTCTCCCGACGGGAGAAGGGAAAAGCCGAACCCCGCAGGACCAGGAACCACCGCGCCTTTACGAATCCCCAATCCCAAATCCCGGCCCCACCTACAACCGATTCCACGCCGGCGTCGGCTCCCCCAACAGATGCCGCACGAAGAAGTCGTACTGGCGCCGTTGCACGTAATCGATGGGACCGGTGGAGCGGCCGACGGTGTGTTCGCCGCCGGGCACAACCAGCAGGTTGAAGTCCTTGTTGGCCTTGATCAGCGCGTCCACCACCTGCGCGGTCGAGGCCGGGTCGACGTTGCTGTCCTGCTCGCCGACGATCAGCAGCAGGTCGCCACGCAGCTTGGCCGCATTGTCCACACCGGAGGCGCGTGCATAGCTGGCATCCACCGGCCAGCCCATCCACTGCTCGTTCCAGCTGATCTTGTCCATGCGGTTGTCGTAGCACCCCGCATAGGCCACGCCCACCTTGTAGAAGTCCGGATGCCGCTCCAGCGCGCCCAGCGTGCTCTGCCCGCCGGCCGACGCGCCGTAGATGCCGACGCGGCCGATGTCGTAGGACGGATCCTGCGCGGCCAGCGCCTTGTGCCAGGCGATGCGGTCGGGGAAACCGGAATCGCCGAGGTTCTTCCAGGCCACGTCGTGGAAGGCCTTGGAACGGTTGGCCGTGCCCATGCCGTCGATCATCACCACGATGAAGCCCAGGTCCGCCTGCGCCTGCATGCCGATCTGCTTGTCGCCGCCGGAGTGATAGCCGAACGGCCAGAAGGTCTTGGGCACGAAGGAGTCGTGCGGGCCGGCGTAGATGTTCTCGATCACCGGGTACTTCTTGTGCGGGTCGTAGTCGCGCGGGCGCACCACCATGCCCCAGATGTCGGTCTTGCCGTCGC encodes the following:
- a CDS encoding Ig-like domain-containing protein — its product is MPHFKGDAHPLPDSGVAFAPGRGQGQLQRVFAADLAAGAGRAPGRDFWIDRLLARQGTGGGFGDSNNWLFTRGRAAYLYTHKPEEPGFVGDVAYVHKTGHDALFRLQLERDGVPIALVEDSAQRRQTPSYFSSAYAGGGVRLQLVKFISEQNVAVAEVTVSSTDGAAHALTVRAVSPMATHPDSAELTGAFVTHNAITTLFPRLSGDGFAVDGASIARPLAVPAHGTAPTLKVQLGLIARELPASLQEYRRIAAQSPQQAYRDHVVAYNRWWADNLPYLDTPEDNLDKTLFYRWWLLRFNFLDAAVPGNDYQFPVAIEGVLGYDNAIVLTTGMFIDDLKYLRDPLYAYGSWLGAGETAGGGKYVDNPGAPENWSNSYAQYLSAAAWRAYQVHGGPPAIAGQLARYASDDVDTLLRAYDRNGNGLIEYDWAAMTGNDADAVSFDWAKHHGAARMDRSESAYVYANALAAAQAAQLAGDAATAVCMQALAAKIRRAVLDVLWQDHSAQADGMGLHGDLLKQRQADGPRLPVDWKETNNYYPFSVGLMPRHGDADDDPKYVRALRLFADARQFPLFPFYTANQADAQARGAGGSNNFSVINSTVAFRLLGSVLRDYPSPYLDASSYRKLLYWNAWAHYIDGDNRYPDQNEFWAQGSAADGGRIGYRSWIHHTQLGATNFTVIEDAMGLRPRSDALIELYPIDIGWDHFAADRLRYRDRDLSIVWDRDGRRYGGAAPQGYSLYLDGHLAFTVDRLAHVLYDPASGRVQVLPDVVNAGAAQMQVLAAHRLALQAPQQVRFPGTARIGAVLADAGLDIALPPGARNLAQGAAVSASYATDGFPATAAVDGSTANEPFWGTVGSPAASDWLELDLQRPQTLDDVRVYFYRSSSPPGEQHGFPSGTRAGYAPPWLYVLQYFDAGVWKTVPGQVRDAPIAQGNRNRIRFPPLRAQRWRLQVTHAGALRTGIKELQAYASGAAVPAVHGNQAPQVEAWQEDGSSAGGVVRLAGRVGDDALPNGTLSLHWRMLQAPPGGAALFEQPQAATTQVRFTVPGAYTLQLQADDGALQGHAEVKVIAAAAPAGQTLQVQGEATPSAQFTAGHHRLQALNDGLLPAPDQVPAADRRWGSWGRAQPASVWVQYEWPQPQRLSATALYFWDDQPQGGVALPRAWTLQYRDGTQWRDIAVRGGYPVHGDGAPSRVAFAPVVTTALRAVLQTATQGEGHYAVGLDEWQVFAERAVATEAVDVRIAPGQALTLPARIAGYFADGSWAWLGVRWSQVDAAALAGEGRVQVQGLADGGVPVTASIWVRATAPGQLTTVQAPPPLHMPAGQAPALPELVSVQYNDGSRERVPVRWAPLAPAAYAKPARLSVVGQAQGRDGAGTLPVRLELVIEAETTP
- a CDS encoding TonB-dependent receptor; its protein translation is MPSLLERVAPLLPCSWRAAPQPGPLAAAICTALALLAPAAQAQDAQTQDTQATTLERVSVTGSHLRRVDAETASPVITIDRQRIEDSGQDTLGQLLQQLPAMAGNMPNVALNSGFSHGRALVSLRNLGPERTLVLVNGHRMAGPASSVAAAPGVDVNAIPAAMVERIEVLTDGASSVYGSDAIAGVVNIILKDKYDGFAATADYGLSTHGDGNRRSLGLEWGKTWDRGGLILGVSRSSMNALYDSDRDYARTAQNYLKGQVVERRGNGTRAFLRNGSVLTPNADLAPGQVTASDFHTYSQAVEGYNSYTGQYLITPVQRTNASAHATFDFTPNVQGYLDMFWTRSETTSQLTAYGLEQPNAAQNYYNPFGAQLSRYLLRSVPANTRVYTSTMYQTNIVAGLRGKFGDSSWQWDAAAGYAHYKDTLVRNGFSITSALNNAVGASFRDSDGTIKCGTPGNVIAGCTPINVFNPDDPATIAGIKATQSAVDLIDESTMKFAEASVNGDLFAMPAGAVQAAFGLSFRKNGFSQGTSNPVAAADADGNCDYNDGCIMNQGHDETIKEAYAEVLVPLLKGVTGAQALNLNLGTRYSRYDYWGSTTNSKVALEWRPIDNLLIRATGSQVFRAPALGDLYGSPFNTVVDDVADYTDPCNGYTGGGNPAACANVPTSGRFVNNSTFTVLTTGSANAGFAIKPEQGRSYNIGAVYDPGWAEGLSLNLDSWRVTLDDMINGSGLNQVLQNCYDGQSAYCPLIKRGPTGQLVSVTVPFAINSGKVDIRGDDVGIKYALPETAWGRFRAGVDATYLASYTFSGDPHNYVGEQSSYGNMPRWRANFTLDWDNGPWHASWNTRLIGRTTVGSAYEDFCVNTAADGSCVYFPVGTVTYHDASVSRKFESLHTTLALGVNNLGNRTPPRYYGYASAANTDAFTYDTLGRYFWARIRTEF
- a CDS encoding Tat pathway signal protein, which encodes MDRRDFLRQGLAVGAVAGVEALAGRAAAAPTAASAARAPAPPQLQPLPADALAGHTLQCRFVEAGATWEVYEDLRQPDGDLTLRGPGGALVLGKRTEAVFPAAQAPYFGMALAEVAMADADLLADRLLRDGDPRADEVRDVAPPPASQLDPKDYNGRLPWTTFVGTRECADTMPVYPDGRTRCYRAIQAFPELGKDELVRRRSEGLLGGWMPAVRKVVPAGEGRYYDILLFADVLAEDRFVVQTWHRSALVEHGKVSKVVYGYSYPDYPPRRGPRSAEDFYRGLLAFAGYWQAQLADTVQAQTPDASWRDMARFAFARELVVRPGGTYPKYGAVDRDYYGNEYDGFQDTFTSSLYANLEWGRFAQAAAVLDGYFSDFVQADGMVNMRGPETGQFGLTLSLLARYLRYTGDAALLRKHRDKIAATAQVLVELHDASLRLPASAPGHGLLHGWNESDACLFPDPQVWWKPYYANSALTVRGWQDLAAVWPGIAGPGGQAAAAQWQRRAQQLSTQLLRTLRGNIRRDLQPPYIGPLPGVKLTFRQSLQQEHPSEQGWPHRAYAELLQADVLPDDLAHLVIDCVRGHGGTSLGVVGNITAPTPEARDLLGFISYGYAQQLLRLDRIEEYLLFLYAHRYHVHTRGSWTAGEVTGITGGMPLFCIPAQLTIPLLLRWMLVFEDSAGEELFLARAVPRDWLGSGETIAIDAAPTRWGRVSLALHADPARKRIDGRVTLPAQRPARTWLTLRVPAGTRLQEVQLDGQPAALSGPRNERVLLPAGSAATVAISAVYG
- a CDS encoding flagellar basal body protein, which translates into the protein MTAIAPSSSIALSGMRAATSGLQVRANNIANLATDGFQRSVPVNQASAGGGVVGQLQQAGGPGSDLVDDMVGTLTERTAFQANARVLRAADDSIGSLLDVLA